A section of the Flavobacterium ardleyense genome encodes:
- a CDS encoding AsmA-like C-terminal region-containing protein, with amino-acid sequence MTKRIFTIIGVVFLLLIIALFAAPFIFQDAIKAKIAQTINKNVDATVSFKDVDLSFIKSFPDANVSVDHLVIINKAPFAGDTLVSFGTLDLKMSIKELFKGDNEPMNIDSFTSDNGQVNIIFNKDGVGNFDIALKDDASTDEGNSAPLALKLKSYKINNLKFVYFDQGSNLKMVIDSLNHSGSGDFAASKLDLVTTSQASLTLDMDGTNYMRQIPLKLDAVLGIDLENSKYTFKENKAIINQLPLEFNGFIQLVEAGQQYDLTFKTPSSSFTNFLALVPAKYSGSLANIKTTGDFSFSGFAKGLYSENTVPAFNLKIASNNASFKYPDLPKSVQNIVIDAKIINDSGILNDTYVDLDKLTFAIDQDVFSAKAKIRNVVENPLVDAALKGTINLGNLSNAYPIKLDKPLQGILKADLTTKFDMQAVEDNKYEKIDNAGTMSISNFKYVDDKGSALNIATAAMSFNTDHVNLQQFDATTGKSDISAKGRLDNFYGFLFRKQELKGNFSMTSNQLSLADFMTAEDPAAKTTTKTSEALKIPSFLNVTLSAKANTVLYDNLVLKNVAGKISIKDEKATLEDVTTNIFGGLIAVSGNVSTKEKVPTFNMTLGLKNVDIAQTFTQLEMLKSIAPIAGIINGQLNSTIHVGGNLDAKEMTPNLASITGDLMGQLLSTTVNAQSSTLLTALDNNLNFIDLSKVNLNNLSTYLTFENGKVNLKPFDIKYQDIKLTVGGQHGFDQSINYKLNFDVPAKYLGTEANKLLASLTPADAAKIKNIPINANLTGNFKNPKIQTDTKQAVTALATQLVQMQKDKLVTQGTNALSGLLNGLGNNSNTPKDTTKTSTPPTTQPVKEAIQTKANDILNGLFNKKKKPEPATPPATTP; translated from the coding sequence ATGACTAAGAGGATATTTACCATAATCGGAGTAGTATTTTTACTGCTAATTATAGCATTATTTGCCGCACCATTTATATTTCAAGACGCTATCAAAGCTAAAATTGCACAGACTATCAACAAAAATGTTGATGCTACAGTTTCTTTCAAGGATGTAGATTTAAGTTTTATCAAAAGTTTCCCTGACGCGAATGTGTCGGTTGATCATTTAGTGATTATCAATAAAGCGCCATTTGCTGGAGACACTTTGGTTTCATTTGGAACTTTAGATTTAAAAATGTCCATTAAAGAACTTTTTAAAGGTGACAACGAGCCGATGAATATTGATTCATTTACCTCTGATAATGGTCAAGTAAATATAATTTTCAACAAAGATGGTGTCGGAAATTTTGACATTGCTCTTAAAGATGATGCCTCAACAGATGAAGGAAATAGTGCTCCGTTGGCTTTAAAGCTAAAATCATACAAAATCAACAACCTTAAATTTGTTTATTTTGATCAAGGATCAAATTTAAAAATGGTCATCGATAGTCTAAATCACTCCGGAAGCGGCGACTTTGCGGCTTCTAAATTGGATTTGGTTACAACATCGCAAGCATCACTAACTTTGGATATGGACGGTACAAATTATATGCGTCAGATTCCGTTGAAACTTGATGCCGTTTTAGGAATCGATTTGGAAAACAGCAAATATACCTTTAAAGAAAACAAAGCTATTATCAATCAGCTTCCTTTAGAGTTTAATGGTTTTATCCAACTGGTTGAAGCTGGTCAGCAGTATGATCTTACTTTTAAAACTCCTAGTTCATCATTTACGAATTTCCTCGCGTTGGTTCCTGCTAAATATTCTGGCAGCCTCGCCAATATCAAAACAACGGGAGATTTCTCTTTTTCGGGTTTTGCAAAGGGCTTGTATTCAGAAAATACTGTTCCTGCTTTTAACTTAAAAATCGCCTCCAATAACGCTTCTTTTAAATATCCCGACTTACCAAAATCTGTTCAGAATATCGTAATTGATGCAAAAATCATCAATGATAGTGGAATTTTGAATGATACTTATGTTGATCTAGACAAATTGACTTTTGCAATTGATCAAGATGTTTTTAGCGCTAAAGCAAAAATTAGAAATGTAGTCGAAAATCCCTTGGTTGATGCTGCCTTAAAAGGAACGATCAATCTTGGAAATCTATCGAATGCGTATCCAATAAAATTGGACAAGCCACTGCAAGGGATTTTAAAAGCAGATCTTACCACGAAGTTTGATATGCAAGCAGTAGAAGATAATAAGTATGAGAAAATTGACAACGCGGGGACAATGAGCATTTCAAATTTTAAATATGTTGATGATAAGGGATCAGCTTTAAATATTGCTACCGCTGCAATGTCTTTTAATACGGATCACGTAAACCTTCAGCAATTTGATGCTACAACAGGGAAAAGTGATATTAGTGCGAAAGGAAGATTGGATAATTTTTATGGCTTTTTGTTTAGAAAACAAGAGTTAAAAGGAAACTTCAGTATGACTTCCAATCAATTATCACTAGCAGACTTTATGACCGCCGAAGATCCTGCCGCCAAAACTACGACTAAAACTTCAGAGGCATTAAAAATTCCATCGTTCTTAAACGTTACTCTTTCCGCGAAAGCGAACACAGTATTATATGACAATCTCGTTCTGAAAAATGTGGCTGGAAAAATTTCTATAAAAGATGAGAAAGCTACACTTGAAGATGTAACAACAAATATCTTTGGCGGATTGATTGCAGTATCGGGTAATGTTTCGACCAAAGAGAAAGTACCAACCTTTAATATGACTTTAGGATTAAAGAACGTAGACATCGCTCAGACTTTTACACAGCTTGAGATGTTGAAAAGTATTGCACCAATAGCAGGAATTATCAATGGACAACTGAACTCTACGATTCACGTAGGAGGAAATCTTGACGCAAAAGAGATGACTCCAAATCTTGCGTCAATCACTGGAGATCTCATGGGACAACTGCTATCGACCACTGTAAATGCCCAAAGTAGCACGTTGCTTACTGCACTTGATAACAATTTGAACTTTATCGATTTGTCAAAAGTAAATCTAAACAATTTGAGCACTTACCTAACATTTGAAAATGGAAAGGTTAACCTGAAACCTTTCGACATCAAATACCAAGATATTAAATTGACCGTTGGAGGACAGCACGGATTTGATCAATCTATAAATTATAAATTGAATTTTGATGTTCCTGCGAAATATTTAGGTACAGAAGCCAACAAATTACTAGCAAGTCTTACACCTGCTGATGCGGCGAAAATTAAAAACATTCCGATTAACGCCAATTTGACTGGAAACTTCAAAAATCCAAAAATTCAAACTGATACAAAGCAGGCAGTGACTGCACTTGCTACACAATTGGTTCAAATGCAAAAAGACAAATTGGTTACTCAGGGTACAAATGCACTTAGTGGTCTATTGAAT
- the sppA gene encoding signal peptide peptidase SppA yields the protein MKFLGNVLATLVGLFIFFMLFFFGIVMIGVIAGSGSEKVVVNNNSVIVLDLAEVNRDYAGKARYTDFDYYEVNNDGLTDVIKAIEYAKTDKSIKGISIINSDSKLGAAQTNWLRSAIEDFKTSKKFVYAYGDEMTQGEYFLNSVADSIYLNPVGGLDFKGLSAELMFFKDLQEKSGIKMEVIRHGKYKSAVEPFLQNEMSDANREQVTTMLQTSWNVILEQVSRSRKISKDRLNAIADDLQARTPEMAKAENLIDVVAYEDIYHNQIRKKLNIEKDKEYKSIDIVAYAKNVATTSKTLGSDRIAVIYAQGQIMGGEGDVSYIGEGSMRRAIKEAREDDNVKAIVLRVDSPGGSALTSDLIWREVELTKGIKPIVVSMGNVAASGGYYISCNADMIFAEPNTITGSIGVFGVLPNFTKLSNRIGIHTQQIKTNKNSADYSPFLPLDATMRAATQSDVERIYSIFVSRVADGRNMTAEQVDAIGQGRVWTGADALGIGLVDKLGSLDDAVAQAAKMAKIDKYSTRSYPEYEKSFKDLFASLMPSFISSKAILEKEIGAENYQLIQDIKNATNQRGVQLLMPYQLKVK from the coding sequence ATGAAATTTCTAGGAAACGTCCTCGCCACACTCGTTGGTTTATTTATATTCTTTATGCTATTTTTCTTCGGGATCGTTATGATTGGAGTAATTGCGGGCAGTGGAAGTGAAAAAGTAGTTGTAAATAATAATTCGGTAATCGTTTTAGATCTTGCCGAAGTAAATCGCGACTATGCCGGAAAAGCAAGATACACAGACTTTGATTATTACGAAGTAAACAATGACGGCTTGACGGATGTAATTAAAGCCATCGAATACGCCAAAACCGACAAAAGCATTAAAGGTATTTCGATTATCAACAGTGATTCAAAATTAGGAGCAGCGCAAACTAATTGGCTGCGGTCTGCAATTGAAGATTTTAAAACGTCAAAGAAGTTTGTTTACGCATATGGAGACGAAATGACGCAAGGTGAATATTTTTTAAACAGTGTTGCGGATTCAATTTACTTAAACCCAGTTGGAGGATTGGATTTTAAGGGTTTATCAGCCGAATTGATGTTCTTCAAAGATTTGCAAGAAAAATCTGGAATCAAGATGGAAGTAATTAGACACGGAAAATACAAAAGTGCAGTTGAGCCATTTTTGCAGAATGAAATGAGTGATGCCAACAGAGAGCAAGTAACTACAATGCTTCAAACGAGTTGGAATGTAATTTTGGAACAAGTATCAAGAAGCAGAAAAATTTCAAAAGATAGATTGAATGCAATTGCAGATGATTTGCAAGCAAGAACGCCCGAAATGGCAAAAGCCGAAAATCTAATTGATGTAGTTGCTTATGAAGATATTTATCACAATCAGATTCGAAAAAAGCTGAATATCGAAAAAGATAAGGAGTATAAAAGCATAGATATTGTAGCTTACGCCAAAAATGTTGCAACTACGAGCAAAACCTTAGGTTCAGACAGAATTGCGGTAATATATGCACAAGGTCAGATTATGGGTGGCGAAGGAGATGTTTCTTATATTGGAGAAGGCTCGATGCGTCGTGCAATTAAGGAAGCTCGAGAAGATGACAATGTAAAAGCAATTGTACTGCGAGTTGATTCGCCAGGAGGAAGTGCTTTGACGTCTGATTTAATTTGGAGAGAAGTTGAGTTGACAAAAGGAATAAAACCAATTGTGGTGTCTATGGGTAATGTTGCCGCATCTGGAGGCTATTATATTTCCTGTAATGCCGATATGATTTTTGCCGAACCAAATACAATTACGGGCTCTATTGGAGTTTTTGGAGTTCTTCCAAATTTCACCAAACTTTCTAATAGAATCGGAATTCATACGCAGCAAATTAAAACCAATAAAAATTCGGCAGACTACTCTCCATTTTTACCACTGGATGCAACGATGAGAGCGGCGACTCAAAGCGACGTCGAACGTATTTATAGTATTTTTGTGAGTAGAGTTGCCGATGGAAGAAATATGACTGCAGAACAAGTGGATGCAATTGGTCAAGGCCGCGTTTGGACTGGTGCAGATGCGCTTGGAATTGGACTAGTAGATAAGTTAGGAAGTCTAGACGATGCTGTGGCTCAAGCAGCAAAAATGGCAAAAATAGACAAGTACAGCACGAGAAGTTACCCGGAGTACGAGAAAAGCTTTAAAGATCTTTTTGCTTCATTAATGCCATCGTTTATCTCCTCCAAAGCAATTCTTGAAAAAGAAATTGGAGCTGAGAATTACCAATTAATTCAAGACATCAAGAATGCTACAAATCAAAGAGGGGTACAATTATTGATGCCTTACCAACTCAAAGTAAAATAA
- the folK gene encoding 2-amino-4-hydroxy-6-hydroxymethyldihydropteridine diphosphokinase, producing the protein MEFFQNRAVLSLGSNLGDREQAIISCIDAINFQIATVTDVSKLYESEAWGFSSDAFLNCAILVHTSLTASELLESLLKLELDLGRKRSAEEGYQARNIDIDIITFNEEIIAADNLQIPHKEMQNRKFVLLPLCDLKFEWNHPIFHQSKEKLLASTSDTSACIIFGKLENPISRYRFNNCNYVAVEGNIGAGKTTLAKRIADDFNAKTVLERFADNPFLPKFYEDPSRYAFPLEMSFLADRYQQITDDLEQFDLFKDFIVADYHVFKSLIFSKITLVEEEFRLYSNLFDIMYRQIPKPDLYIYLYQNTERLLLNIKKRGRDYEQDIEAEYLDKINRGYLEYIKNQKELNVLIIDASELDFVNQQSDYLLILNQISEKLSLKEF; encoded by the coding sequence ATGGAATTTTTTCAAAATCGGGCAGTTTTATCATTAGGAAGTAATCTTGGCGATCGAGAGCAAGCCATAATATCTTGTATTGATGCAATCAACTTCCAGATAGCTACCGTTACCGATGTTTCTAAACTGTACGAATCAGAAGCGTGGGGTTTTAGTAGTGATGCTTTTCTCAACTGTGCTATTTTGGTTCATACTTCTCTTACAGCTTCAGAGCTTTTAGAATCGCTATTAAAACTCGAGCTAGACTTGGGTCGAAAACGATCTGCCGAAGAAGGTTATCAAGCCCGAAATATCGACATCGACATTATTACCTTCAACGAAGAGATAATTGCGGCTGACAATCTTCAAATTCCCCATAAGGAAATGCAAAATCGTAAATTTGTGCTTTTACCCTTGTGCGATTTGAAATTTGAATGGAATCATCCGATTTTTCATCAATCAAAAGAAAAGCTTTTAGCATCTACTTCTGATACTTCTGCCTGTATAATTTTCGGAAAATTAGAAAATCCAATTTCCAGATATCGCTTTAATAACTGCAATTATGTCGCAGTAGAAGGCAATATTGGCGCGGGCAAAACGACTTTGGCCAAAAGAATTGCCGACGACTTTAATGCTAAAACCGTCCTTGAACGATTTGCAGATAATCCTTTTCTTCCCAAATTTTACGAAGATCCAAGTCGATATGCTTTTCCGCTCGAAATGTCTTTTCTTGCCGATCGCTATCAACAAATTACCGATGACCTAGAGCAATTTGATCTTTTTAAAGATTTTATTGTTGCCGATTACCACGTCTTTAAATCATTGATATTTTCTAAAATAACTTTAGTCGAAGAAGAATTTAGACTTTACAGCAATCTTTTTGATATTATGTACAGACAGATTCCAAAGCCTGATTTGTATATCTATTTATATCAAAACACCGAACGTTTACTTTTAAATATAAAGAAACGTGGTCGTGATTATGAGCAGGACATCGAAGCTGAATATCTCGACAAGATCAACCGAGGCTATTTGGAATATATTAAAAATCAAAAAGAATTAAATGTATTAATCATCGATGCCTCAGAATTGGATTTTGTGAATCAACAAAGTGATTATCTCTTAATTCTAAATCAAATATCAGAAAAACTAAGTCTTAAAGAATTCTAA
- a CDS encoding TrmH family RNA methyltransferase: protein MRKLENSELDRKSVEDFKEAQKTPITIILDDIRSLNNIGSVFRTADAFLIEKIFLCGITAVPPNKEIHKTALGATETVEWQYCETVLEAIEIARNDGAIIAAIEQVEGSKSLEDFEVEIGKKYALIFGNEVFGVSQEAVENSDFCIEIPQLGTKHSLNIAVSAGIVIWDLFAKIRIL, encoded by the coding sequence ATGAGAAAATTAGAAAATAGCGAACTCGATCGCAAAAGTGTTGAAGATTTTAAGGAGGCTCAAAAAACTCCTATTACAATAATTTTGGACGATATCCGAAGTTTGAATAATATCGGCTCGGTTTTTCGCACGGCCGATGCATTTTTGATCGAAAAGATTTTTCTGTGCGGAATCACCGCTGTTCCTCCAAATAAAGAAATTCACAAAACGGCGCTCGGCGCTACAGAAACAGTTGAATGGCAGTATTGTGAAACAGTTCTTGAAGCTATCGAAATTGCCAGAAATGACGGCGCTATAATCGCGGCAATCGAGCAAGTTGAGGGCTCAAAAAGCCTTGAAGATTTTGAAGTAGAAATAGGAAAAAAATACGCGTTAATTTTCGGAAACGAAGTTTTTGGCGTTTCACAGGAAGCAGTAGAGAATAGCGATTTTTGTATAGAGATACCGCAACTTGGAACCAAGCACTCCCTGAATATTGCGGTAAGTGCGGGAATTGTTATCTGGGATTTATTTGCTAAAATTAGAATTCTTTAA
- a CDS encoding DUF1573 domain-containing protein: MKKIVMLALVGVLGMTTANAQTAKKSKTEVKQVQGAEMTFKAETIDYGTIAKNSDGKRDFVFTNTGNTPLIITSAQGSCGCTVPTYPKEPIAPGATAKISVKYATDRVGAFSKTVTLTTNAVKPSTVLTIKGNVLPEEAAATKS; encoded by the coding sequence ATGAAAAAAATAGTAATGTTGGCTTTAGTTGGTGTTTTAGGAATGACTACGGCAAACGCACAGACTGCGAAAAAATCGAAAACTGAAGTAAAACAAGTGCAAGGAGCAGAGATGACTTTTAAGGCGGAAACAATTGACTACGGTACTATCGCTAAAAATTCTGATGGTAAACGTGATTTCGTTTTCACAAATACTGGTAACACGCCACTTATTATTACATCTGCTCAAGGATCATGTGGTTGCACAGTTCCAACTTATCCTAAAGAACCGATTGCTCCAGGAGCAACTGCAAAAATTAGCGTAAAATATGCAACTGACCGTGTTGGTGCATTCTCTAAAACAGTTACACTTACAACAAATGCAGTAAAACCTAGCACAGTTCTTACAATTAAAGGAAATGTATTGCCAGAAGAAGCTGCAGCAACAAAGAGCTAG